CATCACGGGCGGGGCGTTCGATGGCGAGCGCCTGACCGGGCGCATCCACGCCAGCGGCGCCGACTGGATACTGGTCGATCAGACCGGCATGGGCCGGGTTGACGTAAGAATCGTTCTGGAAACCCATGACGGCGCGAATATCTACGTCACCTACGGCGGGCTTCTGGAGCTGAACGAGCGCTTCGGCCAGGCGACGGCAAGTGGCGGCGAAACCCGTATCGGCGAACTGTACCTGATGACCCATTTACGCTTCGAGACCGGGGATCCCCGGTACCAATGGCTCAACCAGCTCCTGGCCGTGGGTGAGGGCCGCGTGGTCCCCGGCGGTATCGAGTACCAGGTCTACGAGCTACAGCACGGTTGAAACGCGCCTACGCCGGCCCCTCGGCAGGGATCTTGCCGGCCGCCGCCAGGGCAGCGACGTACCCAAAGGTCATCGAAGGCCCGATCGTGGCCCCCGGACCGGGATATGAATGCCCCATGACCGAGGCCATGCTATTGCCGGTCGCCCACAGGCCCTGGATCACCCCGCCGTCCTGATCCAGTACCTGCGCCAACGCGTTGGTCACCAGACCGCCGCGGGTGCCGATGTCGCCGGGGTAAAGCTTTACGGCGTAAAACGGCGGCTTGATCAGCGGCGCCAGGTTCGGGTTGCGAAAGTGCGGGTCGCCGAAAATGCGGTCGTAGGCGCTCTCACCGCGGTGGAACTCCGGATCGACACCGCTTTCGGCGTAGGCGTTGAACTTGCGCACCGATGCCAGCAGCCGGTCGCCCGGCACGCCGATTTGCTGCGCCAGTGCCTGCAAAGTCGGCGCCTTGAAAAAATCCTCGTGTTCGAAGAACTTCCTGGGCAGGGGCAGTGCCGGCATCGCAAGGCCCAACATGTACGAATTGCGGTTGGTGCGGTCCAGGATGATCCAGCACGGCACATGCGATACGCCGCCGCTGTTATGCAGTTCGTGAATGCGGTGGACCACGTCCGAGTACGGCGCCGCCTCGTTCACGAAGCGCTCGCCCTGGCTGTTCACCACCATGGCGCCGGGTGTTGAGCGCTCGGTGACACTGAAGTTCGGATAGCGCTGGCCACCGATCTGGCTGACTGGCCCCCACCAGGCATCCTCCATCAGATCCAGACGCGCACCGGCCGCGTGACCGGCGCGGATGCCATCACCGGTGTCGCTCTCAACCGCGATCGACCACGCCGCCTGCGACGGCTGCGGGTGGTATTGATCGCGCATGGCCTGGTTATGGGCAAAACCGCCAGCGGCCAGCAGCACGCCGCGCGTGGCCCGGTAGCGGCGCGGCTTGAAATTGCGTGTCACTTCCACGCCAAGCACGCGGCCGTCTTCCTGGATCAGCCGCGCGAGCGCCGTATTGCGTTCGACCGGTACGCCGGCGCGCAGCACCGAGTAATACAGCCGCCCTGCGACGCCCTGCCCCATGGTCAGCATGGCCTTTCGGGTCAAGATGTTGCGGGTTGTGTCATACATCGTTTTCAGCAGCTGGCGGCGACCGCTCCAATGCCTGCGCATGCCACCCATGATCTGCGCCGCGCGCAGGCTGATTGAGGTGTAGCGCACGCCGGGCATTACCGGCGGGCGCAGGTATCTGAAATTCGACCCGAGCTGGTGGCCATCGAAGGGCACCGGCTCCAGAGCACGGCCATCGGCAAAGCCGCCCGGTGCTTCCGGGTAGTAATCCGAATAGCCCTTGCTCCACTCGAACTGCATCGCGCTGTGGTCGCGCAGAAACCGAATCATTTCAGGCCCGTATTTCAGGTAGGCCTGTTGCAAGGCGGGCGGCGTGCGGTCACCCACCGTGGCGGCCATGTAGGTCCTGGCCAGGTCTTCGCTGTCCGGCAGGCCGCCTTCGAGCGCAAGGTAGTTATTCGGAATCCATACGCAGCCGCCAGAGCGGGCAGTGCTACCCCCGACGTACGCCGATTTCTCTATGATCAGGCTGCGCAAGCCGTGGTGATGGGCGGTCAGCGCCGAGGTCATACCACCACCCCCGCTGCCAACCACGATCCAGTCGAACTCCTCATCCCACGCGACCGTTGGCCGGGCGTCACGATCGGTCATCGGTAGCTTCCCTCCTTACTGCAGCAGTTCGCCACCGAGGTCACCGCGCAAATTGACACCCCAGTTCGCTGGCCCCTACCATCGCTGAACGCTCGTAAAGGATAATGCAGCGACTGGACTGGAAGGAGGAGAAGCATGGACGTTTCACAATGGATCGATCCGGACCGCGGCCTGATTCGTGGCGAGATTTTTCACAGCCAGGAAGTCTACGCGCAGGAGCTTGAGCAGGTTTTCGCCCGTTCCTGGATATTCCTGGCGCACGACGCCATGCTGCCGCAACCGGGCGACTTCATCCAGAACTATATCGGCGAGGATCCGGTACTGGTGGTGCGCCAGCCGGACGGGACCGTCAAAGCGTTCCTCAACCAGTGCCGTCACCGCGGCATGCGCCTGTGCAGGGCGGACACCGGCAACGCACGCAATTTCATGTGCTCGTTCCACGGCTGGAATTACGGCCTCGACGGCCGCGTGATCAACATCCCGCACGGCGAGGAAATCTACAACGCCGAAGACCGTGAGCAATTCCGCGCCACCGAGGTAAGGCTCGCGAATTACAAAGGCTTCATTTTCGGCACCTGGGACACCACCGCTCCGGAGTTCGAGGAGTATCTGGGCGATTTCGCGTGGTACTTCGACGCCTACATCGACCGCTACGAAGGTGGTCTCGAAATCGTCGGCCTACACAAATGGGTGTTACCCGCCAACTGGAAATTCAATGCGGAGCAGCCGACTTCGGACATGTATCACGGCGAGGTATCCCACGCATCGGCGTTCCAGGTGATGATGCCCACTCCCGTGGACGCCAACAGCCCCCCGCCTGACTGGGCCATGAGCCAACTCGGGCAACTGGCCAGCCCGGCGGGCTTTCAGTTCGTGTCCCCCTATGGCCACGGCACTGGCTGGTTTGCTGGCGGCATGCCGGTCATGAACGAGACCATCTACCGCTGGCAGGAGGCCACCAAGGACCAGGTCGCGGCGCGTCTGGGACCACAACGGGTTACGGCGCATGGGCACGCCAACATTTTTCCGAACTTCATGATGCTCAGTAATTACACGTTCCGCGTCACCCACCCACGCGGCCCGAACGAGATGGAAATCTGGGCCTGGTCGATGGCACCGGTAGCGGCACCGGCCGAGGTCAAGGAGGCGATCCGCCTGGATCTGCTGCGCACCTTCAGTCCCGCCGGAATGTTCGAGCAGGACGACGCCGTCAACTGGGAAGAGGAACAGCGCATCCTGCGCGGCTACATGGCGCGCAAGGTTCCACTCATCTACAAGCAAATGCTGGGGCGCGCGCGTTACGACGCGGACGGCCTGCCAGGGCGCACGGTGCCCCACGTGTACGCTGAAGAAGGTGCCCGTGGCATGTACCGACACTATATCGACATCATGTCGGGCGCGCCCTGGCCGGACCTGGCGCGGCTGAAGCAACGGCGCGAGGACGACGAACGCAGCGCCACTGCGGCGCCGGCAAAACCCGACTCGTTTGCTGCCTGAGCCAGGGGGCCGAACATGAGCGAGCAAGCCAAGGTCGTGCACCTGTTTCAGCGCCAGGAACACCTGGCGCCGGTCAACGTACCCCTGCAGACAGCCTACGACATCGAGCAGTTTCTGTATGCCGAGGCTGAACTGCTGGATGCCTGGCAATTCCATGACTGGCTGGCCCTGATGGCGCCGGACGTTCACTACTGGGCACCAGTGCGTGTGAACCGTCTGGCGCGGGAAATGGATCGCGAGATGTACCCGCCTGGCACGGCGGCGCATTTCGACGAGAACCTGCAAATGCTCGGTGAACGCGTGAACCGCTTGCATACCAACATGGCCTGGTCGGAGACGCCGCCCTCGCGCACGCGACATCTGATCAGCAACGTGCGGGCGCATACCACCGAGCCTGACAACGAATTCGACGTCCAATCGAGTTTTCATGTCTACCGCACCAGCAGCGAGCGACACCAGGATTCTGTCATCGGCAGACGTTTCGACCGCCTACGTCGAGCGGACAGCGTCTATGGATTTCAGATCGTCAGTCGCACGGTGGTGTTCGACATGGCCACTCTGCTGGTCAAGAACCTGAGTCTTTTTTACTGATCCATCCGGGGCGAGCCCCGAGGCGGCACAAGTACAGGGTTCCCCAGTCCACAGAATCCCAAGGAGGAATGACCCATGGCAGGCGTACGCGTCATCGTGACTTTGAATTTTCCGAACCAGGACGCCGCTGACCAGGCGGTCGGCGGCATGGCGCAGGCCTTCAAGCCGGTCCTGCAGGAGCCAGGCGCCCTGCAATACGAACTGTTCCGCAGTGTGGACAACCCGGGACGGGTCATCCTGATGGAGCACTGGGCCAGCCGCGAGCTCTACGACCAGCACTGGCACAAACAGATGCGCGAACAGGGCGCGCCCGACCAGGAACAAGCCCGCGCGCTGAACCCGACTTTCGAGTTCTACGCGCAGGAAAACTACGAACTGGTGGACGGCATCTGGGAGCCGCTGGACCCCGCTGACCGCCTGTCCACCATTCGCTGGGCCTGACACGGCCAGGAGCACCGCGATGAACAAGATACCGACCGATGACCTGATTCATATCGGAGTCGTCGTACAAGACGCCCACGCCAGCGCGCGCAAGTTCGCGCGCATGTATGGCATCGAGGAGTGGGCGGTGACCGACCACACCCCGCAGCGGCTGAGCAAAGCCACCACGCGTGGTCACGCCTCGCCGCAGCATTTCCTCACCGCCACCGGTCAGGCGCAGACGGGCCTTGGGCCGGTCACCATCCGTCTGGTGGAGCCGCGCGGCGGCTGGACCACGTATCAGGAATTCCTGCTCACCAAGGGCGAAGGCATCCATCACATCTGCACCGGCGTGGTCGACAGCGCTCGCATGGCGCAACTGGAGAGCTGGCTCGCCGGGCAGGGCGTGGCAATCGCGCAAAGCGCCGTGTTGCCGGACGGCGTCCGGGAGGTGTGTCTCGATACCCGGGACACCCTGGGGGGGTTTTACGTACAGCTACTGGTGGCCGATGGCGAGCGCCAGACCGAGAAGCCGGACGAGGTCTGGAACCTTGCCGATGCAATTCCCGAGGGCGGCCCACTGCTGCCACTGGGCACATTCCAGATGCACTTCGGCGTGGTGGTGCATGACCTCATGGCCCGCGTCGCGGACTGGTCGCGCCTGTTCGGCCTGGCCGACTGGAACTTCATGAACTGGCGCACTGCCCCCGGCTCACTGGAAAACCCGGAGTATCTGGGCAAACCGGTCGACCATGCCTACTTCACGACGCTGTTCAATTTCACCCCGTTACTCGGCTTCGAGGTCATCCAGCCGACGTTTGGCCCCAGTCACTACAAGGAAAACTACCGCAACCTGGTCGGCGAGGGCATTCACCACGTCAACGCATCAATGCTGCCAGATGCGGCCAGCTGGAAGGCCAACGCCGAACGCCTGGCCAAAGCCGGTATGCCGGTAGTCATGGGCGGCGGTATCGGTGGCGGCTTCGCCAATTTCTATTATGTCGATACAGCCAAGGATCTGGGCTACGTCACAGAGGTGCTGCACCCTGGACCCGAATGGGAAAAGGGGCCGGCCGGCATTCATCCGGTGATGACTGCGGATCTGTCGACCACCGCGCCCTGATCGCCCGGCCGAGAACTTCGCCAGCGCCGACGCGGCGACCAGAGTCGTAACGAGTCCAACGGTCAACCGTTATCAGGAACCGCCGGCAGGCTGCGCAAGCAGGCGCAGCGTGAGCGGCGGCAGGACTTGCGGCTCTCCCGGCATCAGGAAGCGGTAGCCCAGCCGGACGAACTCGGCCTTGATGTCACCCTCGGCCAGCAGGTCGGAAATCGCCTGGTCAAACAAGTCCACCAGGCCACGGCGGGTGTCCAGCGCCACGAAGCCCACGTTCACCTGTAGCGGGTGTTGATAGCCGCCGTCACGCAGGTGGCTGTCCGGGTGCGCTTTTTTATAAGCGTCGAATTGCGGCCCTTCCACCAGCGCGGCCGCACCATGACCTTTTTCGAGCGCGGCCAGTACACCCGCCTGCAGCATCGGCACGTGCACCACGTCCGGACGCAGCACGCCCCCGCCGTGAGCCAGCAGGATGTGATCGGCCAGCGTGTTTTGCCCCGCCAACAGCGGCAGTCCGCGAAGCTCATCAAGGCTGCTCACCGCGCGCTTGCCCTCGGCCGCACCGAGCACCACACGAAAATCGACTGACCGATACGCCGCCGTGTGAATGGGTGTGCCCAGCTTCACGAAACGGCGGCTGC
This is a stretch of genomic DNA from Immundisolibacter sp.. It encodes these proteins:
- a CDS encoding DUF3237 domain-containing protein, whose translation is MKLTALMRFNVAVAAPIEVGPTPTGLRMVANITGGAFDGERLTGRIHASGADWILVDQTGMGRVDVRIVLETHDGANIYVTYGGLLELNERFGQATASGGETRIGELYLMTHLRFETGDPRYQWLNQLLAVGEGRVVPGGIEYQVYELQHG
- a CDS encoding FAD-dependent oxidoreductase; the encoded protein is MTDRDARPTVAWDEEFDWIVVGSGGGGMTSALTAHHHGLRSLIIEKSAYVGGSTARSGGCVWIPNNYLALEGGLPDSEDLARTYMAATVGDRTPPALQQAYLKYGPEMIRFLRDHSAMQFEWSKGYSDYYPEAPGGFADGRALEPVPFDGHQLGSNFRYLRPPVMPGVRYTSISLRAAQIMGGMRRHWSGRRQLLKTMYDTTRNILTRKAMLTMGQGVAGRLYYSVLRAGVPVERNTALARLIQEDGRVLGVEVTRNFKPRRYRATRGVLLAAGGFAHNQAMRDQYHPQPSQAAWSIAVESDTGDGIRAGHAAGARLDLMEDAWWGPVSQIGGQRYPNFSVTERSTPGAMVVNSQGERFVNEAAPYSDVVHRIHELHNSGGVSHVPCWIILDRTNRNSYMLGLAMPALPLPRKFFEHEDFFKAPTLQALAQQIGVPGDRLLASVRKFNAYAESGVDPEFHRGESAYDRIFGDPHFRNPNLAPLIKPPFYAVKLYPGDIGTRGGLVTNALAQVLDQDGGVIQGLWATGNSMASVMGHSYPGPGATIGPSMTFGYVAALAAAGKIPAEGPA
- a CDS encoding aromatic ring-hydroxylating dioxygenase subunit alpha, whose protein sequence is MDVSQWIDPDRGLIRGEIFHSQEVYAQELEQVFARSWIFLAHDAMLPQPGDFIQNYIGEDPVLVVRQPDGTVKAFLNQCRHRGMRLCRADTGNARNFMCSFHGWNYGLDGRVINIPHGEEIYNAEDREQFRATEVRLANYKGFIFGTWDTTAPEFEEYLGDFAWYFDAYIDRYEGGLEIVGLHKWVLPANWKFNAEQPTSDMYHGEVSHASAFQVMMPTPVDANSPPPDWAMSQLGQLASPAGFQFVSPYGHGTGWFAGGMPVMNETIYRWQEATKDQVAARLGPQRVTAHGHANIFPNFMMLSNYTFRVTHPRGPNEMEIWAWSMAPVAAPAEVKEAIRLDLLRTFSPAGMFEQDDAVNWEEEQRILRGYMARKVPLIYKQMLGRARYDADGLPGRTVPHVYAEEGARGMYRHYIDIMSGAPWPDLARLKQRREDDERSATAAPAKPDSFAA
- a CDS encoding 3-phenylpropionate/cinnamic acid dioxygenase subunit beta; protein product: MSEQAKVVHLFQRQEHLAPVNVPLQTAYDIEQFLYAEAELLDAWQFHDWLALMAPDVHYWAPVRVNRLAREMDREMYPPGTAAHFDENLQMLGERVNRLHTNMAWSETPPSRTRHLISNVRAHTTEPDNEFDVQSSFHVYRTSSERHQDSVIGRRFDRLRRADSVYGFQIVSRTVVFDMATLLVKNLSLFY
- a CDS encoding putative quinol monooxygenase — protein: MAGVRVIVTLNFPNQDAADQAVGGMAQAFKPVLQEPGALQYELFRSVDNPGRVILMEHWASRELYDQHWHKQMREQGAPDQEQARALNPTFEFYAQENYELVDGIWEPLDPADRLSTIRWA
- a CDS encoding VOC family protein encodes the protein MNKIPTDDLIHIGVVVQDAHASARKFARMYGIEEWAVTDHTPQRLSKATTRGHASPQHFLTATGQAQTGLGPVTIRLVEPRGGWTTYQEFLLTKGEGIHHICTGVVDSARMAQLESWLAGQGVAIAQSAVLPDGVREVCLDTRDTLGGFYVQLLVADGERQTEKPDEVWNLADAIPEGGPLLPLGTFQMHFGVVVHDLMARVADWSRLFGLADWNFMNWRTAPGSLENPEYLGKPVDHAYFTTLFNFTPLLGFEVIQPTFGPSHYKENYRNLVGEGIHHVNASMLPDAASWKANAERLAKAGMPVVMGGGIGGGFANFYYVDTAKDLGYVTEVLHPGPEWEKGPAGIHPVMTADLSTTAP